One segment of Schistocerca nitens isolate TAMUIC-IGC-003100 chromosome 3, iqSchNite1.1, whole genome shotgun sequence DNA contains the following:
- the LOC126249671 gene encoding protein BTG2-like: MRVEIHSAANFLVHLLRLNHNGLSETQLEMFKASLTEVLRMRYKEHWFPEKPSRGSGYRCIRINGKMDPVVAQAGKAVGLPPAYLHSLFPSELTMWIDPAEVSYRIGENGSICVLYEDTAPTTSEEFALERPLTKCDVPACSTGSGNNGGGSGSSATCKESLMFLDPRGVQHLAAYVSS; encoded by the coding sequence ATGCGGGTAGAAATCCATTCTGCGGCAAATTTCCTGGTCCATCTGCTGAGGCTGAATCATAATGGTCTCAGCGAAACTCAGCTGGAGATGTTCAAAGCATCGCTTACTGAAGTTCTGCGTATGCGATACAAGGAGCATTGGTTCCCCGAAAAACCATCTCGTGGATCTGGTTACCGTTGCATACGTATCAACGGCAAGATGGACCCAGTGGTAGCGCAAGCTGGGAAAGCTGTCGGACTGCCGCCTGCGTACCTGCACAGTCTGTTTCCTTCGGAGTTAACGATGTGGATAGATCCAGCTGAAGTGTCCTATAGGATCGGCGAGAACGGCTCCATCTGTGTTCTGTACGAAGACACAGCACCAACGACGTCGGAGGAATTCGCACTGGAAAGGCCCCTGACGAAGTGCGATGTTCCTGCGTGCAGTACGGGCAGCGGCAACAATGGTGGCGGTAGCGGCAGCAGCGCGACCTGCAAGGAGAGCTTGATGTTCCTAGACCCACGGGGAGTGCAGCATCTGGCGGCGTACGTCTCCAGCTGA